The sequence ATGGAAATGGTAATAATTTCGATTTTTCTTTCACCTGAACATATTTTACTTTGGGAATCTTCTGTATTAAGCAATAAATACCAGAATAAAAACCAGAATATTCCGTCAATTTAAGATGTTTCAAATTTCTTTAAATATTTTGATGGTATTCCTTCCAGACGAAAAATATATACTATCTATTTAAAAAAACTGGCTATTGACAAAACAAACTTAACATACGCCGCATTATAAAGCAACTATGGAACAAGTTGCTTATCTTTAAAAAGCAGATTAATCAACTAAGTAGATTCCTAATTTTCACCTCTACTATATTTTGCTGTATTTACAAAAAAAAGAACCCCTCACAGCTCAAGAGCTGCAAGGAGTTCAGTCTTTATTACATGTGGATTGGCATACCAAGCGCAAGCTCAGCAGCTTCCATTACTGTTTCACTTAATGAAGGATGTGCATGAATTGTTAAAGCGATATCTTCAGCGTTCATACCTGCTTCGATAGCTAAACCAATTTCAGAAACAACATCACTTGCATTAACACCTACAACTTGACCACCAATTACAAGGTTGTCAGATTTGCGAGTGATTAAGCGTACAAAGCCTTCAGGAGCGTTTAAAGATAACGCACGGCCGTTACCGCCTAATGGGAATTTTGAAGCTTTAACATCATAACCAGCATCTTTTGCTTCTTTTTCAGATAATCCAACTTGAGCGATTTCTGGATCAGAGAACACGATTGCAGGCATAACGATATAATCAACTTCTGAAGGTTCACCAGCAATTACTTCTGCTGCAACTTTACCTTCGTATGATGCTTTATGAGCAAGTGGAGCGCCAGCAACGATATCGCCGATTGCAAAAATGTTAGAAACACTTGTGCGACCTTGTTTGTCAACTTCAACTAAACCACGATCTGTTAATTTAACACCTGCTTGTTCTAAGCCAATTTCAGCTGTGTTAGGGAAACGACCAACCGTTACCATTACATAATCAGCTTCAACTGTTTCTTCTTTATCATTTGCTTTATAAGAAACGACAACGCCTGTATCTGACTCTTCAACACCTTGTGCTAAAGCTTTAGTTACGATAGTTGCGCCTTTGTCTTTCATTTTACGCTTAACAGGTTGTACCATATCTTTAGGGTATTGCGGTAAAATTTCATCGCCACCTTCTAAGATAACAACTTCAGTACCTAAGTTTGCAAAAGCAGAACCTAGTTCAGTTCCGATATATCCGCCACCAATGATGACTAATTTTTTCGGTACTTCTGGTAAAGCTAAAGCTGTAGTTGAGTTAAGTACACGTTTTGAATATTTGAAACCTTTGATTTCAATCGGTGTAGAACCTGTTGCGATAATCAAGTTTTTGTATGTGTATGTTTCAGCGCCATTTTCGTGCATTACACGAATTGAGCTGTCTTCACCAACATAAGCTTCACCTGCAACAACAGTTACTTTATTTTTCTTAAGAAGTCCAGCAACGCCTGAAGTTAATTTATTAACAACGCCGCCTTTCCATTCTTGAGCTTTCGTAAAGTCTAATTTGATATCTTCAGCTAAAACACCCATGATATCTGAATGTTGAGCTTCTTGATAACGGTGACCAATAGTGATCAATGCTTTTGAAGGAATACAACCAACGTTTAAGCATGTTCCACCAAGGTTTTCTTTTTCAATTAAAGTTACTTGTTGACCAAGTTGTGCGGCACGAATGGCAGCTACATATCCACCAGGTCCCCCACCAATAACGATTGTTTCTGCATCAATTGGAAAATCGCCTACTACCATAATTTATCCCTCCATTAATAACAATTCTGGGTCAGCCAGTAATCGTTTGATATGATTCATTGCATTTTGAGCTGTTGCGCCATCGATGATACGGTGATCGAAGCTTAATGATAAGGCAATTACTGGAGCAACTGCAACTTCACCATTAACTACGATTGCTTTATCAGCAATACGGCCAATTCCTAAAATAGCAACTTCTGGATGGTTGATAACTGGAGTAAACCATTGTCCACCAGCAGAACCAATGTTAGAGATAGTTGTAGATCCACCGCTCATTTCTGAAGCGCCTAATTTACCATCACGTGCTTTAACAGCTAATTCATTGATTTCAGCAGAGATAGCAAAAACAGATTTAGTGTTTGCATCTTTAACAACAGGTACTAATAAACCACGATCAGTATCAGCAGCGATACCAATGTTATAGTAATGTTTGTAGATAATTTCATCAGATGAATCATCGATAGATGCGTTCAATACTGGGTATTTTTTAAGTGCACTTGTTAATGCTTTAACAACATATGGCAAGTAAGTTAATTTAATGTCTTGTGCAGCAGCAACTTCTTTGAAACGTTTACGATGAGCAA comes from Brochothrix thermosphacta DSM 20171 = FSL F6-1036 and encodes:
- the lpdA gene encoding dihydrolipoyl dehydrogenase, whose amino-acid sequence is MVVGDFPIDAETIVIGGGPGGYVAAIRAAQLGQQVTLIEKENLGGTCLNVGCIPSKALITIGHRYQEAQHSDIMGVLAEDIKLDFTKAQEWKGGVVNKLTSGVAGLLKKNKVTVVAGEAYVGEDSSIRVMHENGAETYTYKNLIIATGSTPIEIKGFKYSKRVLNSTTALALPEVPKKLVIIGGGYIGTELGSAFANLGTEVVILEGGDEILPQYPKDMVQPVKRKMKDKGATIVTKALAQGVEESDTGVVVSYKANDKEETVEADYVMVTVGRFPNTAEIGLEQAGVKLTDRGLVEVDKQGRTSVSNIFAIGDIVAGAPLAHKASYEGKVAAEVIAGEPSEVDYIVMPAIVFSDPEIAQVGLSEKEAKDAGYDVKASKFPLGGNGRALSLNAPEGFVRLITRKSDNLVIGGQVVGVNASDVVSEIGLAIEAGMNAEDIALTIHAHPSLSETVMEAAELALGMPIHM